The following DNA comes from Fibrobacter sp..
CCCCAAGCGACGACGTTGCCACGAGCGTCGGTGATAGAGACGATTGTGTTGTTGAAGGTGGCGTTGACGCAGGCGATGCCCTGGATGTCAATACGCTTCTTGCCCTTCTTGACCTTAACTTCTTCAGTAGCGGCTGCGGCCGGAGCTTCAGCAGCGGCAGCGGTTTCCTTGATTTCTTCTTCAGCCACGACGAATCTCCTTACTTCTTCTTGTTAGCCACAGTCTTCTTGGGGCCCTTGCGGGTACGGGCGTTGGTACGGGAACGCTGA
Coding sequences within:
- the rpsK gene encoding 30S ribosomal protein S11 encodes the protein MAEEEIKETAAAAEAPAAAATEEVKVKKGKKRIDIQGIACVNATFNNTIVSITDARGNVVAWG